Proteins encoded together in one Cydia pomonella isolate Wapato2018A chromosome 10, ilCydPomo1, whole genome shotgun sequence window:
- the LOC133521713 gene encoding 3-oxoacyl-[acyl-carrier-protein] reductase FabG-like: MSFTDKVAIVTGASSGIGAATAVALAKDGAKVVLVARNEAKLSQVAQKCKQLDAKYLIIKADVSRDEEVKTIVDKTIDHFGQLDVLVNNAGFGKNASILDEKIMECFDLVMNTNLRAIVLLTHLAAPHLVKTKGNIINISSVVSLRIPSEGGYLSYAVSKAGLDHFTRCVALDLSPHGVRVNCINPGPVKTDIVANAGITNSDIVWEHWKAKTLLKRIGEPEEIADLVLFLASNKARSITGSTFVSDNGVLLS, from the coding sequence ATGAGTTTTACGGATAAAGTGGCAATTGTGACTGGTGCCAGCTCTGGCATAGGAGCTGCGACAGCCGTAGCTCTTGCCAAAGATGGTGCCAAAGTAGTTCTGGTGGCTAGAAATGAGGCCAAACTAAGTCAAGTGGCCCAGAAATGCAAACAACTCGATGCTAAATATCTCATCATCAAGGCCGATGTCTCCAGAGATGAAGAAGTCAAAACTATTGTCGATAAAACTATCGATCATTTTGGTCAGTTAGACGTATTGGTCAACAATGCTGGATTTGGCAAAAACGCATCGATACTAGACGAGAAGATTATGGAATGTTTCGACCTCGTTATGAACACGAATCTGCGTGCAATCGTCCTCTTAACGCACTTGGCTGCGCCTCATTTAGTCAAGACTAAGGGCAACATAATTAATATATCAAGCGTTGTCTCTTTACGCATCCCTTCAGAAGGAGGCTATCTGTCTTACGCAGTATCAAAAGCAGGGTTGGATCACTTCACACGCTGCGTTGCTTTGGACTTATCTCCACACGGAGTAAGAGTCAACTGCATCAACCCAGGACCCGTCAAGACCGATATAGTAGCGAATGCAGGAATCACAAATTCAGATATAGTATGGGAGCACTGGAAAGCTAAAACACTACTTAAGAGAATAGGAGAGCCGGAGGAGATTGCGGACTTGGTTCTGTTCCTGGCAAGTAATAAGGCAAGAAGCATTACTGGATCTACATTTGTTTCGGACAACGGAGTACTTCTgtcttaa